A portion of the Falco naumanni isolate bFalNau1 chromosome 9, bFalNau1.pat, whole genome shotgun sequence genome contains these proteins:
- the MKI67 gene encoding proliferation marker protein Ki-67 isoform X2 has protein sequence MPLFGNIIVIKRNGTDGISFPLTASSCLFGRRTECDIRIQLPQVSKEHCKIEVNENKEAILTNLSTVNPTQLNGGCFQQPVPLKHGDVLTIIDRSFRFEYPLQSTPRKGRSRSPKDETLQVLHVQQVAEMELLHQQTPGSKSLHVSDDAEFEEKNANEIKQSTEENTSKALPIKLQTPKSSCRKHQIITKKNEKSPFTKLYEKLKYEIQVKNFLYNGNASQEAAKEDGKSVPLEPSAQILSSSCVHDLGNLTEEKGIGRSEKIEECKIKQKVNRLMFNEISAAGCATNKSFTRSPQTSVSEEISRDTGKSHLQGHKELSPAEKPNGTEVTSKPTKENDGNAAFPLELCSVECLDHTDTIKTHSSAIALDEQAQTANMTNVSEVDKYLLSTPTPRRKSSQSHFISPTRETSGMNPVNNGTPTTRRRVSSKHKSLSEISAETEREDSVSRNDSLKQLPLAEDKCLKQRQNSKQHTPGKPVEEVVLKEICDQANSVNSKEGHSETPASLSKSRSPRRNNRQNDKLSNKSVHSETLASEELMSELTSPASQKPDSGRRRSRWRTSVLLTEKVLEADAVQEHHKTADGKDKATEEELVTKEYHQKQDLEDASVIRPRRLPSMRRSSGSVTALKDNEAVSEVNISGLLPGEESGKTKRVSRKRKSGDLLLQPLGNRKRVSFGGQLSPELFDKSLPANSPLKKGATPARLSLPMGNSPRAVLKKAQGLKCFAAQELSEHRQKEKMSPKNLPAQKSPAASSPASGKATSRFTSGSPEPYTKGRFSVSHITALLPITEEKDAVAEDMNTKEKTGAWVKTSKSSDVNQDDKTFLTATPEKLTSAQFASKITPMKSRSGALAVINAKRRSGASTANLLVAKSWAEVVKLGVVRPQSKTRKKSVRKGRPLKKKTQSPKAPERKIKDHFSTGHAESPATIVVGRAYCTTVRAAGQVPKVVKNPILKPNMNMDESFTGMTEMFQTPENKSGKMLPLATVQKTDFTPTCTAVDTSELHTPEESGEMMVSPLNSSDGSEQKQDSPGISSFLRGESLKSMFDAISTKTEKRKSMLEETVSVDNLSIIPEKEASRVKSGSKRRTSKQKLKPIEAMSDIKQLLRTPEQSSEPVEALSGIRQLMETPKRKLEPVEALSGIKQLMRTPKRKSEPVEALSGIKQLMRTPKQKSEPVEALSGIKQLMKTPKQKSEPVEALSGIKQLMRTPKQKSEPVEALSGIKQLMRTPKQKSEPVEALSGIKQLMKTPKQKSEPVEALSGIRQLMKTPKQKSEPVEALSGIKQLMKTPKQKSEPVEALSGIKQLMKTPKQKSEPVEALSGIRQLMKTPKQKSEPVEALSGIKQLMRTPKQKSEPVEALSGIKQLMRTPKQKSEPVEALSGIKQLMRTPKQELETVTDEITDERLLKAPVQERGAVKDVAGVTLIKKSPKVKYQPVEDMIGVSRIFKTPKEKVEPVEDMFGISRLLKTPREKHQPVDDFVGLQRLMAEPRGRCSDSELDYVGVTEMFDIPEEIKTKSVSVTDSKQEDTAPLCTNSSHEYDVLDNERNIPQGKDSRQKESTCEDQTTQILTRGRSRKTTQPTSAKQCEKDLNLKELQSLGKKNTQEEMGEISNSTSGAKNEGRRTRTNSLIQEEIVSKHPLQEKVVVVQFVESHGATQGPGRGKRENPKEIRHPSENLESCSKDSSVLQKEPDNMKQALQECSINDVLSTEDDPAIKTANVSRNIQNESCQLQTGLIKGENKSSEGGVEDSEEMFLLPGKRSKRVKEKENTEPVVLPKRGRAKNSEVKQAFSEDLHETARKLRSDLSAKMIKTDEQAFDKDTETTTAEESENGSKHEIKITGKRVKSLRSARKHSVEVKADVCGMALENIQNIQKNEETETDTETQSHVKNKIKVSQGDETDNAQESTTEASQRLKAESPGEINKMPVTALNLEANRSAVQGTNRTRNRRGKKDSLEKKADEFAKDVNNLEIMTPILKSEMEMDKSLKDSLGFVCGKNTYQVMKDQNSPAATSVPAANSDSLALCPEKRTGNEHRILEAKQTEILQENQAQKNGMACRRGRSRKVNFELEVSSRAVGGKRSLPGNDKGMTYEGGQHETSECPSSQVRRSRRKQVDSVPQITCSGFVEKQTLIADHSKVEAFVKEQDSALEATPSSMEDNPLRREVAAVSQTSRSLSIRKRHGLLEGDDKKMTVREDQNPALGNKTSQTKANASARGKRKTIDPATEEKRSSLRRKRGLSETESKEEGANEAQNMSLETVSCAKEKPLGRGRRKETALTSHTTNYISLRGKHGLPTDNGRVEVSKGVPLENLSSSVKENQLRTRRRNEIALLLEASNCTIQGKQDLSKESGRNNNYRKAKNLVLGSSASQEKNDLSKRNSRQATTSLAVSSISLRGLPEDGKNETPEEQENVLLEGAPCARVNPSKADKKKTISSKSEETSSAFLREKPGLLEGRGQRKILEDENTSLENNSSQGKTRQLRNRREKVEFKSEAATSTSVCKEGDLPENSNTLETQNVCLTSTGSKKNNQSGKGKEVNPIQQATSTSRRRKCQLPEDDLASKKLKSENDEDRSLQTGKRNKTKEDVRVTQAAGGTDRKTRSSARTRK, from the exons ATGCCACTCTTTGGGAATATTATTGTAATTAAACGGAATGGGACTGATGGAATTAGTTTTCCACTCACTGCAAGTTCTTGTTTATTTGGAAG GAGAACAGAATGTGATATTCGCATCCAGTTACCTCAGGTCTCAAAAGAACATTGTAAAATtgaagtaaatgaaaacaaggag gcaaTATTGACTAATTTAAGTACAGTAAATCCTACGCAGCTGAATGGTGGTTGTTTTCAGCAGCCTGTACCTCTGAAACATGGAGATGTGTTAACTATTATTGATCGTTCTTTCAG aTTTGAATATCCTCTGCAGTCAACACCAAGAAAGGGGCGTTCTAGGTCTCCAAAAGATGAAACACTGCAG GTTCTTCATGTTCAGCAGGTGGCAGAAATGGAGTTACTACACCAACAGACTCCAGGATCTAAAAGTCTTCATGTGTCAG ATGATGCtgagtttgaagaaaaaaatgccaatgaaattaaacaaagtACAGAGGAAAATACTTCCAAAGCTTTACCCATCAAACTGCAAACACCCAAATCTTCATGCAGAAAACATCAAatcattacaaagaaaaatgaaaagtctcCCTTCACTAAACTCtatgagaaactgaaatatgaGATTCAGGTGAAAAATTTCCTGTACAATGGAAATGCATCTCAAGAAGCTGCAAAAGAAGATGGTAAGAGTGTTCCGTTAGAACCAAGTGCTCAAATTTTATCATCAAGCTGTGTTCATGATCTGGGAAACctgactgaagaaaaaggaataggcagaagtgaaaagattgaagaatgcaaaataaagcaaaaagttAACCGTTTAATGTTTAATGAGATCTCAGCTGCTGGATGCGCTACCAATAAGAGTTTTACCAGAAGTCCTCAAACTTCTGTTTCAGAGGAGATATCAAGAGATACTGGTAAAAGTCACTTGCAGGGTCATAAGGAACTAAGTCCAGCAGAGAAACCTAATGGTACTGAAGTTACGAGCAAACCCACTAAGGAAAATGATGGAAATGCAGCATTTCCACTGGAGCTATGCTCTGTAGAATGCTTGGATCATACAGATACAATTAaaacacacagctctgcaatAGCATTAGATGAACAAGCACAAACAGCTAACATGACTAATGTTTCTGAAGTAGATAAATATCTTCTGTCTACACCAACACCCAGAAGGAAGAGTTCGCAGTCTCATTTCATATCGCCTACCAGAGAAACTAGTGGAATGAATCCTGTAAATAATGGTACTCCAACAACTCGACGACGTGTGTCATCGAAACATAAGtctctttcagaaatttcagctgaaactgAAAGAGAAGATTCAGTGAGCCGAAATGATAGCCTCAAACAACTGCCTTTGGCGGAAGATAAGTGcttaaaacaaagacaaaatagtAAACAACATACACCAGGAAAACCTGTAGAAGAAGTAGTGCTGAAAGAAATTTGTGATCAGGCAAACTCTGTTAACTCAAAAGAGGGACATTCTGAAACTCCTGCCTCTCTTTCTAAATCCAGGAGTCCCAGAAGAAATAACAGACAAAATGACAAATTATCAAACAAAAGTGTCCATTCGGAGACACTAGCTTCCGAAGAGTTAATGTCAGAGCTGACATCTCCTGCTAGTCAGAAACCTGACTCTGGAAGAAGAAGGAGTAGGTGGAGGACCTCTGTACTGCTAACTGAAAAAGTACTGGAGGCAGATGCTGTTCAAGAACATCATAAGACTGCAGACGGAAAAGACAAGGCAACTGAAGAAGAGCTGGTCACGAAGGAGTATCACCAGAAACAAGATTTGGAAGATGCCAGTGTTATAAGACCTCGTAGATTGCCATCAATGAGAAGGTCTTCTGGAAGTGTTACTGCACTGAAAGACAATGAGGCTGTCTCAGAAGTGAATATTTCTGGCCTGTTGCCTGGAGAAGAATCAG GCAAGACAAAAAGGGTATCTCGGAAGAGGAAAAGTGGTGACTTGTTACTTCAGCCTTTAGGAAACAGAAAGAGAGTGTCTTTTGGTGGTCAGCTAAGTCCAGAACTTTTTGATAAAAGTTTGCCTGCCAACTCGCCACTTAAGAAAGGTGCAACTCCTGCCAGACTGAGTTTACCGATGGGAAACTCGCCACGAGCTGTTCTGAAGAAGGCTCAGGGACTGAAGTGCTTTGCAGCCCAG gAACTTTCTGAACATcggcagaaagaaaaaatgtcaccAAAAAATTTGCCAGCCCAAAAGTCCCCAGCTGCCTCATCCCCTGCCTCAGGGAAGGCAACATCTAGATTTACTTCAGGCTCTCCAGAACCTTACACAAAAGGAcgtttctctgtttctcacatCACAGCACTGTTACCAATTACAGAAGAGAAGGATGCTGTTGCAGAAGACATGAatacaaaggagaaaactgGTGCCTGGGTGAAAACATCTAAGTCTTCTGACGTTAACCAAGATGATAAAACCTTTTTAACAGCTACACCTGAGAAATTAACAAGTGCACAATTTGCTTCGAAGATCACTCCCATGAAGAGCAGAAGCGGAGCTCTAGCAGTTATCAATGCAAAAAGAAGAAGCGGTGCCTCTACTGCCAATTTATTAG TTGCAAAATCTTGGGCAGAAGTGGTAAAGCTAGGTGTCGTAAGACCACAGTCAAAGACTCGTAAAAAAAGTGTCCGTAAAGGAAGACccctgaagaagaaaacccagTCACCAAAG gctccagaaagaaaaataaaagatcattTTAGTACAGGTCATGCAGAGTCACCTGCTACAATAGTTGTAGGTAGAGCTTATTGTACCACAGTCAGAGCAGCTGGACAGGTCCCTAAAGTTGTAAAAAATCCTATCTTGAAGCCAAACATGAATATGGACGAAAGCTTCACAG GAATGACTGAAATGTTTCAAACTCCAGAAAATAAGAGTGGGAAAATGTTACCTTTGGCCACTGTTCAGAAGACTGATTTTACACCAACATGTACTGCAGTGGATACTTCTGAACTGCACACTCCTGAAGAATCTG GAGAGATGATGGTGTCACCGTTAAATAGTTCAGATGGttcagaacagaaacaagatAGTCCAGGCATTTCTAGCTTTCTGAGAGGAGAGTCTCTAAAGTCTATGTTTGATGCAATATctacaaaaactgaaaaaagaaaatctatgcTGGAAGAAACTGTTAGTGTGGATAATTTGTCAATAattccagaaaaagaagcatCTCGGGTGAAATCAGGAAGTAAAAGGAGGACctcaaagcagaagctgaagccAATTGAGGCCATGTCAGACATCAAGCAGCTTTTAAGGACCCCAGAGCAAAGTTCTGAACCCGTAGAGGCTTTGTCAGGCATCAGGCAGCTCATGGAGACCCCAAAGCGGAAGTTGGAGCCCGTAGAGGCTTTGTCAGGTATCAAGCAGCTCATGAGGACCCCGAAGCGGAAGTCGGAGCCTGTAGAGGCTTTGTCAGGAATCAAGCAGCTCATGAGGACCCCGAAGCAGAAGTCTGAGCCCGTAGAGGCTTTGTCAGGCATCAAGCAGCTCATGAAGACCCCGAAGCAGAAGTCTGAGCCCGTAGAGGCTTTGTCAGGCATCAAGCAGCTCATGAGGACCCCGAAGCAGAAGTCGGAGCCTGTAGAGGCTTTGTCAGGCATCAAGCAGCTCATGAGGACCCCGAAGCAGAAGTCTGAGCCCGTAGAGGCTTTGTCAGGCATCAAGCAGCTCATGAAGACCCCGAAGCAGAAGTCGGAGCCCGTAGAGGCTTTGTCAGGCATCAGGCAGCTCATGAAGACCCCGAAGCAGAAGTCGGAGCCCGTAGAGGCTTTGTCAGGCATCAAGCAGCTCATGAAGACCCCGAAGCAGAAGTCGGAGCCCGTAGAGGCTTTGTCAGGCATCAAGCAGCTCATGAAGACCCCGAAGCAGAAGTCTGAGCCCGTAGAGGCTTTGTCAGGCATCAGGCAGCTCATGAAGACCCCGAAGCAGAAGTCTGAGCCCGTAGAGGCTTTGTCAGGCATCAAGCAGCTCATGAGGACCCCGAAGCAGAAGTCGGAGCCCGTAGAGGCTTTGTCAGGCATCAAGCAGCTCATGAGGACCCCGAAGCAGAAGTCGGAGCCCGTAGAG GCTTTGTCAGGCATCAAGCAGCTCATGAGGACCCCGAAGCAAGAGCTGGAGACTGTTACAGATGAAATTACTGATGAAAGGTTGCTGAAGGCACCAGTACAAGAAAGGGGTGCAGTAAAAGATGTGGCAGGTGTTACTTTAATCAAGAAAAGTCCAAAGGTGAAATATCAACCAGTAGAAGACATGATTGGGGTCAGCCGTATTTTCAAGACACCAAAGGAAAAAGTTGAACCTGTAGAAGATATGTTTGGTATTAGCAGATTATTGAAGACTCCAAGAGAGAAGCATCAACCAGTTGATGATTTTGTGGGTCTCCAAAGGCTTATGGCAGAACCCAGGGGAAGATGTTCTGATTCTGAATTGGACTATGTTGGAGTTACAGAAATGTTTGATATACCAGAGGAAATTAAG ACCAAATCAGTAAGTGTTACGGATTCTAAGCAAGAAGATACTGCACCTCTTTGTACTAATTCCAGTCATGAATACG atgttttagacaatgaaagaaatattccaCAAGGTAAAGATTCTCGACAGAAGGAATCAACTTGTGAAGACCAGACCACCCAGATACTAACAAGGGGCAGATCAAGGAAGACAACACAGCCTACTTCAGCAAAGCAGTGTGAAAAGgatttgaatttaaaagaactgcaaagtttggggaaaaagaatACCCAAGAAGAGATGGGAGAGATCAGTAATTCGACTTCGGGAgcaaaaaatgaaggaagaagaacaagaacaaaCAGTCTCATACAAGAAGAAATTGTTTCAAAGCACCCTCTTCAGGAAAAAGTTGTGGTTGTTCAATTTGTGGAATCACATGGAGCTACTCAAGGACCAGGAAGAGGTAAAAGGGAAAACCCGAAGGAGATAAGACATCCAAGTGAGAATCTTGAATCTTGTAGCAAAGATTCTTCAGTGCTACAAAAAGAACCTGATAATATGAAACAGGCATTGCAGGAGTGTAGTATCAATGACGTATTATCAACTGAAGATGATCCAGCCATAAAGACAGCAAATGTATCCAGGAACATTCAAAATGAAAGTTGTCAACTGCAAACAGGTTTaataaaaggtgaaaacaaATCTAGTGAAGGTGGTGTAGAagacagtgaagaaatgtttctgttgcctGGGAAGAGGTCtaaaagagtaaaagaaaaagaaaacacagaaccaGTGGTTCTACCTAAAAGAGGAAGAGCTAAAAATAGTGAAGTTAAACAAGCTTTTTCGGAGGACCTTCATGAGACAGCAAGGAAGCTTCGTAGTGATCTATCAGCGAAGATGATAAAAACAGATGAACAGGCTTTTGACAAAGATACTGAGACTACTACAGCAGAAGAATCTGAAAATGGAAGTAAACATGAAATAAAGATAACAGGGAAAAGGGTAAAGTCTTTACGCAGTGCTAGAAAACACTCAGTTGAAGTAAAAGCAGATGTTTGTGGGATGGCACttgaaaatatacaaaatattcagaaaaacgAGGAAACTGAGACTGATACTGAGACACAATCACATGTCAAAAATAAGATTAAAGTATCTCAGGGAGATGAAACAGATAATGCTCAGGAAAGCACAACAGAGGCATCTCAAAGATTAAAGGCAGAGTCACCTGGAGAGATAAACAAAATGCCAGTTACTGCTCTCAACTTGGAAGCAAACAGAAGTGCAGTACAGGGAACAAATAGAACTAGAAACAGGAGAGGCAAAAAAGACTCTTTGGAGAAAAAGGCTGATGAATTTGCTAAAGATGTAAACAACCTAGAAATAATGACTCCCATCTTGAagtcagaaatggaaatggacAAATCTCTCAAAGATTCTTTGGGCTTTGTTTGTGGCAAGAATACATACCAAGTCATGAAGGATCAGAACAGCCCAGCTGCCACATCAGTACCTGCTGCAAACAGTGACAGTCTTGCTCTTTGCCCTGAAAAGCGGACAGGAAATGAACACAGAATACTtgaagcaaagcaaactgaaatcCTGCAAGAGAATCAAGCACAAAAAAATGGAATGGCATGTAGAAGAGGTAGAAGTAGAAAAGTAAATTTTGAACTTGAAGTCAGTTCCAGAGCAGTTGGAGGAAAAAGGAGTTTGCCTGGGAATGACAAAGGAATGACTTACGAAGGTGGTCAACATGAGACTTCAGAATGTCCTTCTTCACAAGTaaggaggagcagaagaaagcaagttGATTCCGTTCCACAAATAACTTGTTCTGGCtttgtggaaaaacaaacattaattGCAGATCATAGTAAAGTTGAGGCTTTTGTAAAGGAGCAAGATTCAGCTTTGGAAGCTACTCCCTCTTCAATGGAAGATAATCCACTGAGACGAGAGGTTGCTGCAGTATCACAGACATCTAGATCTCTTTCTATCAGAAAAAGACATGGGTTGCTAGAAGGTGATGATAAAAAGATGACTGTGAGAGAAGATCAAAATCCAGCTTTGGGAAATAAAACTTCACAGACAAAAGCAAATGCGTCAGCAAGgggcaaaaggaaaacaattgatccagcaacagaggaaaaacGTTCATCTCTCCGGAGAAAACGTGGCTTGTCAGAAACCGAGAGTAAAGAGGAGGGTGCTAATGAAGCACAAAATATGTCTTTGGAAACAGTGTCCTGTGCAAAAGAGAAGCCATTAGGAAggggcagaaggaaagaaactgcTCTGACGTCACATACAACTAATTACATTTCTCTTCGAGGAAAACACGGTTTGCCAACAGATAATGGTAGAGTAGAAGTTTCTAAAGGTGTTCCATTAGAAAATTTAAGTtcatctgtaaaagaaaatcaactGAGAACACGCAGAAGGAATGAAATTGCTCTCTTGTTAGAAGCCTCAAATTGTACTATTCAGGGGAAACAGGACTTATCAAAAGAAAGTGgtagaaataataattacaggaaagcaaaaaatctggttttgggAAGTTCTGcttcccaagaaaaaaatgatctgTCAAAAAGGAACTCAAGGCAAGCAACTACTTCGCTGGCTGTTAGTTCCATCTCACTTCGAGGTTTGCCAGAAGATGGTAAGAATGAAACTCCTGAAGAACAAGAGAATGTACTTTTGGAAGGAGCTCCATGTGCAAGAGTAAATCCatcaaaagcagacaaaaagaaaacaatttcttccaAATCTGAAGAAActagttctgcttttctcaggGAAAAACCTGGCTTGCTGGAAGGTAGAGGTCAAAGGAAAATTCTTGAAGATGAAAATACATCTCTAGAAAATAATTCATCCCAGGGAAAAACAAGGCAATTGAGGAATAGAAGGGAAAAGGTAGAATTCAAATCAGAGGCAGCTACTTCTACTTCTGTCTGTAAAGAGGGTGACTTGCCAGAAAACAGTAACACTTTGGAAACTCAAAATGTGTGTTTGACATCCACTGgttccaaaaaaaataatcagtctggaaaaggaaaagaggttAACCCTATACAACAGGCAACTTCCACCTCTCGCAGAAGAAAGTGTCAGTTGCCAGAAGATGACTTAGCATCCAAAAAACTAAAATCAG AGAATGATGAAGATAGATCGctacaaacaggaaaaaggaacaaaactaAAGAAGATGTAAGGGTGACTCAGGCTGCTGGAGGCACGGACAGGAAGACAAGATCAAGTGCAAGAACAAGAAAATAG